The following DNA comes from Candidatus Eremiobacteraceae bacterium.
CATCTACAACTTCGCGAACTTCTACAACACCCAGCGACCGCACAAAGCGCTCAACGGGAAGGCACCCCTGCACAAGCTCGCGCAGGCTCGCAAAGTGTAGCGTAGCTGTGTAGACCCTACACTAAAGCTCGACCGCTACACAGCGTTCGAGCAAGATCGCGACGGTCGAGCTAAAGCTCGACCGCTACACAGCGTTCGAGCAAGATCGCGACGGTCGAGCTAAAGCTCGACCGCTACATACCATTTATCTATTCTAGCTGTTCGGGTCGAAGGTGTAGACGATCCGATACGTTTCGGTGGCCGGCTTGCCGTCGATCTCCGGCGGCTCGAAACGGCTCGCGTGTGCGGCCGCGACGGCAGCACTGTCGAGTTGGCGGTTTCCAGTCGACTGATCGATCGAGACGGTGAGAACTCGGCCGTCCGGCCCTATCGTCGCGAGCACGATCGCCGTGCCGCCGACGCCCTGCTCTTTTGCGATATCGGGATACACGGGTTCGACGCGGTCGGCGAAGCGCGCATCGACGACGATCGTCGGCGCGTATACCGGAGTCGGCCCAGCATCAGGAGTCGCCGTCGCTTGTACCGGCGGTTGCGTACTCGCCGGAAGCGGAGCGGGAGTAAAAGCGTTCTGCGTCGTCGCGACCGAGGAACGGGGCTGCGAGCTGATCCGCGACGACGCGAGCAGTTGTGCCGCAAGATGCGCGGCTGCTAGGCGGGCCGCGGCGGAATGCTTGGCGGTCGCGCTCGAAGCGGTTTGCGCGTGCGCATCGCTCGGCGTCGAGGTCGGGAGCGGCGTCGGCGTCGGTTCGGGAGTCTGCGTCGCATTCGGTGACGGCGACGCGCCGGACGTGGTCGAGGGACTATGCGATTTATGTTTCGTCAGCGTCGGCGCGACGATCGGCGGCGCGTAGTTCTGCGCGAGCGAAAGCGATGCGGGTTGCGACGTAGCCGCGGGACCGGACGGTGCTGCGCCGCCCTTGCCATGGCCGTATGCCGTGAAGCCGGCGATTCCGCCGCCGGTGACCACGACGACGATCCCCGCGACGGCGGGAATGCGCCAGCTGAACGACTTTTGCTGCGGCTTCTTCGGACGACGCAACAGATGTTGCGGATTCG
Coding sequences within:
- a CDS encoding TonB family protein, producing MSTPANPQHLLRRPKKPQQKSFSWRIPAVAGIVVVVTGGGIAGFTAYGHGKGGAAPSGPAATSQPASLSLAQNYAPPIVAPTLTKHKSHSPSTTSGASPSPNATQTPEPTPTPLPTSTPSDAHAQTASSATAKHSAAARLAAAHLAAQLLASSRISSQPRSSVATTQNAFTPAPLPASTQPPVQATATPDAGPTPVYAPTIVVDARFADRVEPVYPDIAKEQGVGGTAIVLATIGPDGRVLTVSIDQSTGNRQLDSAAVAAAHASRFEPPEIDGKPATETYRIVYTFDPNS